From the genome of Arvicola amphibius chromosome 9, mArvAmp1.2, whole genome shotgun sequence, one region includes:
- the Smim40 gene encoding small integral membrane protein 40: MAEEEGSLEEGDVFLAFAQSPTPPRGPLRRALDKIFLTFLVLFLTLLMLEAAYKLLWPLPWATFRDWLLQTPEEEGALEL; encoded by the coding sequence ATGGCAGAGGAAGAGGGTAGTTTGGAGGAGGGGGATGTGTTCCTAGCTTTTGCTCAGAGTCCCACTCCTCCTCGGGGGCCCCTGCGGCGTGCTCTGGACAAGatctttctcaccttcctggtcctcttcctgactctgctgATGCTGGAGGCTGCTTACAAGCTGCTGTGGCCCCTGCCATGGGCGACATTTCGGGACTGGCTCCTGCAGACACCCGAGGAGGAAGGGGCGCTGGAACTCTGA